The DNA window ATCCGAAAGACGTTGCCAGAATGCTGAAAAAAGACGGAAAAGCGTCCGATATCCTGATTGGCGATTTGCCAATCATTAAGGATTCAGAGATTCAGAACTTTTTGCTCCACGGGACAGTCAGTACCGGTAAGTCTGAAATCATTCGCCGGCTGGCTAACTATGCCCGTCAGCGCGGCGACATGGTGGTGATGTACGATCGTTCCTGTGAGTTTGTCAAAAGCTACTACGACCCGTCCATCGATAAAATTCTCAACCCCTGTGACGCGCGGTGTGCCGCATGGGATTTATGGCGGGAATGCCTCACCCTGCCGGATTTTGATAATGCGGCGAATACCCTGATCCCGATGGGCACGAAGGAAGATCCGTTCTGGCAGGGTTCCGGACGGACCATTTTTGCTGAAGCGGCATACCTGATGCGTAATGACAGCGACCGCAGCTACAGTAAGCTGGTTGACACGCTGCTTTCAATCAAGATTGAAAAACTGCGAACCTACCTGCGTGATTCCCCGGCGGCCAACCTGGTGGAAGAAAAAATCGAGAAGACGGCCATTTCCATCCGGGCTGTGCTGACCAACTACGTAAAAGCCGTCCGCTATCTTCAGGGGATCGAGCGTAACGGTGAACCGTTCACCATCCGTGACTGGATGCGTGGTGTACGTGAAGATCAGAAGAATGGCTGGCTGTTTATTTCTTCAAACGCTGACACACATTCTTCCCTGAAGCCGGTGATTTCCATGTGGCTGTCCATTGCCATCCGGGGCCTGCTGGCGATGGGAGAGAACCGTAACCGTCGGGTGTGGTTCTTCTGTGATGAGTTGCCCACGCTGCACAAGCTGCCCGACCTCGTGGAAATTGTCCCGGAAGCCCGTAAATTCGGGGGCTGCTATGTCTTTGGTATTCAGTCCAGTACACAGATGGAGGATATCTATGGCGAGAAAGCGGCGGCAACCCTGCTGGATGTGATGAACACAAGGGCCTTTTTCCGCTCACCCAGCTATAAGATTGCCGACTATGTCGCCCATGAGATTGGTGAAAAAGAGATCCTGAAAGCCAGTGAGCAGTATTCCTATGGTGCCGATCCCGTTCGTGACGGGGTGTCGACCGGTAAAGAGATGGAGCGTGTCACACTGGTCAGCTACTCCGATATTCAGTCACTGCCCGACCTGACCTGTTATGTCACGCTGCCCGGACCCTATCCGGCAGTGAAGCTGGCCCTGAAATACCAGGAACGTCCCAAAGTGGCGCCGGAGTTTATTCCCCGGGAAATGAATCCGGAGGCGGAAGCCCGTCTGAGCGCCGTTCTGGCTGCAAGGGAAGCCGAGGTACGTCAGATGTCCAGCCTGTTTGAACCGGATACAGAAGCGGTTGCGCCGACAGCAGCAGAAGCGCAGGCTGAACAGCCGCAACAGCCGCAACAGCCGCAACAGCCGCAACAGCCGCAACAGCCGCAACAGCCGCAACAGCCGCAACAGCCGCAACAGCCGCAACAGCCACAGCCCACGGTTGTCAGCGATAAAAAATCAGCAGCGGCGGGTACCGCCGTGAATACGCCTGCAGGCGGTGTCGGACAGGAACTGAAAATGAAGCCGGAAGACGAAGAGCAGCCACTGCCCCCCGGGATTAATGCGTCCGGTGAGGTGGTGGACATGGCGGCGTATGAGCGCTGGCGGCAGGAGCAGGAGGTGAATACTCAGCAGCAGATGCAACGGCGGGAGGAGGTGAATATCAACGTTCACCGTGGGCACGGAAAGGATGAACCGGAGCCGGGAGATGATTTCTGATGGCGGTATCAGCTCCAGTCCTCAGTTCTCAGTCCACCCACACGTTCAAACTCCCGGGTGTTGTTCGTGACAACAATCAGTCCCCGGCTGCGTGCGTGACCGGCAATCATCTGATCGAATGGCCCGACAGGGCGTCCCTGACGGGCAAGCTCTGCCCTGATCTGCCCCGTATGGGTGGCGGCCGGCGTGTCATAATCCAGAACATCAAGTCGGGAAACAAACCCCTCTATCACAGCGAGATTTCTTTCGGGCATCTGGCTTTTTTCGGCGCCGTAAATCAGCTCCATCAGGGTGACCGAGCTGATACACATTCTCCCCTGGTTCAGGTTAAAACGCTCCCTGACGCTGGCAGGTTTGTTTTTTATCGTGAAAATGCAGATGTTAGTATCCAGCATAAACTTCAGCATCAGAATGATTCCCGTTCCTGCACAGAGGGTTGTTCCCGGTTATCCATAAAATCGGCGCTGACGTTGTTCCCGTCGAACCATTCATCCCACGATTCTCCGGCCGGCGTGATAATTCGGGTTCGCCCGACAGCGATAACTTCCACACGTTTTACATTTTCCGGCAAAGCCACTGCTTTTGGCAGTCTGACCGCCTGGCTGCGGTTACTGAGAAATACGCTGGTTTCCATCATGTGCCTCCTTACAGGGATATGTCTTACGTATATCCATTATGGTTTTTGTGATGGGATATGTCAAAGGGATATACATTTATGATGAGTATTGCGCAGGTCCGGTCGGCGGGAAGTGCCGCCGGTTATTACAGCGACAGGGATAACTACTACGTGCTGGGCAGCATGGAAGAGCGCTGGGCCGGAAAAGGCGCGGAGCAGCTGGGGTTGCAGGGCACCGTCGATAAGGAGGTGTTCACCCGGGTACTGGAAGGCAGACTGCCCGACGGGGCTGATCTGAGCCGGCAGCAGGATGGCGGCAACAAACACCGCCCCGGCTATGATCTGACCTTCTCTGCCCCCAAAAGTGTTTCCCTGATGGCCATGCTGGCCGGTGATAAACGCCTGACTGAGGCACACAACCAGGCGGTGGATATCGCTGTCCGTCAGGTGGAGGCGCTGGCCTCCACCAGGGTGATGACGGACGGACAGTCAGAAACGGTGCTCACCGGTAATCTGGTGATGGCGCTGTTCAATCATGACACCAGTCGTGACCAGGAGCCGCAGTTGCATACCCATGCTGTGGTGGTCAACGTCACGCAGCATGACGGGGAATGGAAGACCCTGAGCAGCGATAAGGTGGGCAAAACGGGATTTATCGAGAATGTCTATGCTAACCAGATAGCCTTCGGGAAGATTTACCGCGCGGTGCTGAAAGAGAAGGTTGAAGCGCTGGGCTATGAAACGGAAGTGGTCGGTAAGCACGGTATGTGGGAGATGCCCGGTGTCCCGGTGGAGGCCTTTTCCAGCCGTTCGCAGGCCATCCGAGAGGCGGTCGGGGAGGATGCCTCGCTGAAATCCCGGGATGTGGCGGCGCTGGATACGCGTAAATCCAAACAGCATGTCGATCCGGAAGTGAAAATGGCTGAGTGGATGCAGACCCTGAAAGATACCGGGTTTGATATCAGCGCATACCGTGAGTCTGCGGACAGGCGGGCGGAAATACAGGCAGCACAGCCTGTTCCGTCACAGGAGCAGCCGGATATTCAGCAGGCGGTGACGCAGGCCATTGCCGGATTAAGCGACCGGAAGGTTCAGTTTACGTATACCGACGTGCTGGCCAGAACGGTCGGCATGCTGCCGCCGGAAGCCGGCGTGATTGAGAAAGCCCGGGCCGGGATTGATGAGGCCATCAGCCGCGAGCAGCTTATCCCCCTCGACCGGGAGAAAGGACTGTTCACCTCCGGTATTCATGTGCTCGATGAGCTGTCTGTCCGGGCACTCAGCAGCGATATCATGAAGCAGAACCGGGTGACCGTCCATCCGGAGAAGAGCGTGCCCCGCACGGGAAGTTACAGCGACGCGGTGAGTGTCCTGGCTCAGGACCGCCCGTCACTGGCCATTATCAGTGGTCAGGGCGGTGCTGCCGGTCAGCGGGAGCGGGTGGCGGAACTGACGATGATGGCCCGGGAGCAGGGGCGTGAGGTGCAGATTATTGTCGCTGACCGCCGTTCGCAGACAAACCTGAAGCAGGATGAACGTCTGTCCGGTGAGCTGATAACCGGGCGTCGTCAGTTGCAGGAGGGCATGTTATTTTCCCCGGGCAGTACCGTTATTGTCGACCAGGGGGAAAAGCTGTCCCTGAAGGAGACTCTGACCCTGCTGGATGGCGCGGCGCGTCATAACGTCCAGGTGCTAATTACCGACAGCGGTCAGCGCACCGGTACCGGCAGCGCGCTGATGGCCATGAAGGAGGCCGGCGTGAACAGTTACCGCTGGCAGGGCAGGCAGCAGACCCCGGCGACCGTTATCAGCGAGCCGGACCGGAATGTCCGCTATGCCCGGCTGGCCGGGGATTTTGTGGCTGCGGTGAAAGCCGGGGAAGAGAGCGTGGCACAGGTCAGCGGCATGCGTGAACAGGCCATACTGGCGGGGATGATACGCAGTGAGCTGAAGACGCAGGGGATACTCGGGCAGCAGGACACCATGATGACCGCCCTGTCACCGGTCTGGCTGGACAGCCGGAACCGTTACCTGCGCGATATGTACCGTGAAGGGATGGTGATGGAGCAGTGGAACCCGGAGAAACGGTCCCATGACCGGTATGTGATTGACCGGGTGACCGCACAAAGTCACAGTCTGACCCTGCGGGATGCGCAGGGAGAGACGCAGATGGTGCGGATTTCAGCCCTGGACAGCAGTTGGTCACTCTTCCGACCGGAGAAGATGCCGGTGGCAGACGGTGAGCGTCTTATGGTGACGGGAAAAATTCCCGGGCTTCGCGTCTCCGTCGGCGACCGGCTGCAGGTATCTGCGGTGAACGATGGCGTGATGACGGTGACGGTACCCGGCAGGGCTGAACCGGCTTCCCTGCCGGTGGGGGATTCCCCGTTCACGGCGCTGAAGCTGGAAAACGGCTGGGTGGAAACACCCGGGCATTCCGTCAGTGACAGTGCGAAAGTTTTTGCTTCCGTCACACAGATGGCGATGGACAACGCCACCCTGAACAGTCTGGCCCGCAGCGGCCGGGATGTCCGGCTGTATTCCTCACTGGATGAGACCCGCACTGCTGAAAAACTCTCCCGTCACCCGTCTTTTACGGTCGTTTCTGAGCAGATAAAGGCGCGTGCCGGTGAGGTATCGCTGGAAACCGCCATCAGCCGCCAGAAAGCCGGGCTTCACACGCCGGCACAGCAGGCCATTCACCTTGCCCTTCCGGTGGTGGAAAGTAAAAACCTGGCATTCAGTCAGGTGGACCTGCTGACGGAGGCGAAGTCGTTTGCTGCAGAGGGAACCGGTTTTGCTGACCTGGGACGGGAAATTGATGCGCAGATAAAACGGGGCGATTTACTGTATGTGGATGTGGCAAAAGGTTATGGCACAGACCTGCTGATTTCCCGTGCGTCGTATGACGCTGAAAAGAGTATTCTGCATCATATCCTTGAGGGCAAGGAGGCGGTCACGCCACTGATGGAGAGGGTACCCGGCGAACTCATGGAGACTCTGACATCCGGACAGCGTGCCGCCACCCGTATGATACTCGAAACGAAAGACCGTTTCACCGTGGTACAGGGTTATGCCGGGGTGGGCAAGACCACCCAGTTCCGGGCGGTGATGTCAGCGGTGAACCTGCTGCCGGAGAGTGAGCGTCCCCGCGTCGTGGGGCTGGGACCGACCCACAGGGCGGTCGGGGAGATGCGCAGTGCCGGCGTGGAAGCACAGACGCTGGCGTCCTTTCTGCACGACACGCAACTGCAGCAGCGCAGCGGTGAAACGCCGGATTTCAGCAACACGCTGTTCCTCCTTGATGAGAGTTCGATGGTGGGCAACACCGATATGGCGCGGGCATACGCCCTGATTGCGGCCGGTGGTGGTCGTGCCGTGGCGAGCGGTGACACGGACCAGCTGCAGGCCATCGCACCCGGCCAGCCTTTCCGCCTGCAGCAGACGCGCAGCGCGGCTGATGTGGCCATCATGAAGGAGATTGTACGCCAGACACCGGAACTGCGGGACGCCGTGTACAGCCTGATTAACCGGGATGTGAATAAGGCACTGTCCGGGCTTGAAAACGTGAAGCCGGTTCAGGTTCCCCGCCTGAAGGGGGCATGGGCGCCGGAAAACTCGGTGACGGAGTTCAGCCGTCTGCAGGAGCGGGAACTGGCGAAAGCCGCACAGGAGGCGGAGAAAAAGGGCGAAGCCTTTCCGGATGTGCCCGTGACGCTGTATGAGGCCATTGTCCGCGACTATACCGGCAGAACGCCGGAAGCCCGGGAGCAGACGCTGATTGTCACGCATCTGAATGAGGACCGTCGGGTGCTGAACAGCATGATTCAGGATGCGCTGGCGAAACCGGGTGAGCAGCAGGTCACTGTCCCTGTACTGACCACCGCGAATATCCGTGACGGGGAACTGCGCCGTCTGTCCACCTGGGAGGCGCATCCGGGGGCGCTGGCCCTGGTGGATAATGTGTATCACCGGATTGCCGGTATCAGTAAGGAGGACGGGCTGATTACCCTGGAAGATAAGGCGGGTAACACCCGCCTTATTTCCCCCCGGGAAGCAGCGGCAGAGGGCGTCACACTATACAATCCGGAAACTATCCGGGTGGGGGCCGGTGACCGGATGCGTTTCACGAAGAGTGACAGGGAACGCGGGTATGTGGCCAACAGCGTCTGGACGGTGACGGCGGTTTCCGGTGACAGCGTCACGCTGTCAGACGGGAAACAGACCCGCGTGGTGCGTCCCGGGCAGGACAGGGCAGAGCAACATATTGACCTGGCGTATGCCATCACCGCCCACAGTGCGCAGGGGGCCAGTGAGACGTTTGCCATTGCGCTGGAGGGAACCGAAGGGGGCCGGAAACAGATGGCCGGTTTTGAGTCGGCGTATGTGGCGCTGTCGCGTATGAAGCAGCATGTGCAGGTGTACACCGACGACCGTCAGGGTTGGGTTAAGGCCATCAACAGTGCGGAGCAAAAGGGCACGGCCCATGACGTGCTGGAGCCTAAATCAGAGCGTGAGATGATGAACGCAGAGCGCCTGTTCAGCACCGCCCGGGAACTGCGGGACGTGGCCGCCGGCCGTGCCGTGCT is part of the Salmonella enterica subsp. enterica serovar Typhimurium str. LT2 genome and encodes:
- the traD gene encoding conjugative transfer: DNA transport, which codes for MSFNAKDMTQGGQIASMRIRMFSQIANIIFYCLFIFFWILVGLVLWVKLSWQTFVNGGIYWWCTTLEGMRDLIKSQPVYEIRYYGQTFRMNAAQVLQDKYTVWCGEQLWSAFVLAACVALVICLITFFMTTWILGRQGKQQSEDDVTGGRQLTDNPKDVARMLKKDGKASDILIGDLPIIKDSEIQNFLLHGTVSTGKSEIIRRLANYARQRGDMVVMYDRSCEFVKSYYDPSIDKILNPCDARCAAWDLWRECLTLPDFDNAANTLIPMGTKEDPFWQGSGRTIFAEAAYLMRNDSDRSYSKLVDTLLSIKIEKLRTYLRDSPAANLVEEKIEKTAISIRAVLTNYVKAVRYLQGIERNGEPFTIRDWMRGVREDQKNGWLFISSNADTHSSLKPVISMWLSIAIRGLLAMGENRNRRVWFFCDELPTLHKLPDLVEIVPEARKFGGCYVFGIQSSTQMEDIYGEKAAATLLDVMNTRAFFRSPSYKIADYVAHEIGEKEILKASEQYSYGADPVRDGVSTGKEMERVTLVSYSDIQSLPDLTCYVTLPGPYPAVKLALKYQERPKVAPEFIPREMNPEAEARLSAVLAAREAEVRQMSSLFEPDTEAVAPTAAEAQAEQPQQPQQPQQPQQPQQPQQPQQPQQPQQPQQPQPTVVSDKKSAAAGTAVNTPAGGVGQELKMKPEDEEQPLPPGINASGEVVDMAAYERWRQEQEVNTQQQMQRREEVNINVHRGHGKDEPEPGDDF
- the trbH gene encoding conjugative transfer, yielding MAVSAPVLSSQSTHTFKLPGVVRDNNQSPAACVTGNHLIEWPDRASLTGKLCPDLPRMGGGRRVIIQNIKSGNKPLYHSEISFGHLAFFGAVNQLHQGDRADTHSPLVQVKTLPDAGRFVFYRENADVSIQHKLQHQNDSRSCTEGCSRLSIKSALTLFPSNHSSHDSPAGVIIRVRPTAITSTRFTFSGKATAFGSLTAWLRLLRNTLVSIMCLLTGICLTYIHYGFCDGICQRDIHL
- a CDS encoding homologue of mvpA, Shigella flexneri, translated to MLKFMLDTNICIFTIKNKPASVRERFNLNQGRMCISSVTLMELIYGAEKSQMPERNLAVIEGFVSRLDVLDYDTPAATHTGQIRAELARQGRPVGPFDQMIAGHARSRGLIVVTNNTREFERVGGLRTEDWS
- a CDS encoding putative cytoplasmic protein is translated as MMETSVFLSNRSQAVRLPKAVALPENVKRVEVIAVGRTRIITPAGESWDEWFDGNNVSADFMDNREQPSVQERESF
- the traI gene encoding conjugative transfer: oriT nicking-unwinding; the protein is MMSIAQVRSAGSAAGYYSDRDNYYVLGSMEERWAGKGAEQLGLQGTVDKEVFTRVLEGRLPDGADLSRQQDGGNKHRPGYDLTFSAPKSVSLMAMLAGDKRLTEAHNQAVDIAVRQVEALASTRVMTDGQSETVLTGNLVMALFNHDTSRDQEPQLHTHAVVVNVTQHDGEWKTLSSDKVGKTGFIENVYANQIAFGKIYRAVLKEKVEALGYETEVVGKHGMWEMPGVPVEAFSSRSQAIREAVGEDASLKSRDVAALDTRKSKQHVDPEVKMAEWMQTLKDTGFDISAYRESADRRAEIQAAQPVPSQEQPDIQQAVTQAIAGLSDRKVQFTYTDVLARTVGMLPPEAGVIEKARAGIDEAISREQLIPLDREKGLFTSGIHVLDELSVRALSSDIMKQNRVTVHPEKSVPRTGSYSDAVSVLAQDRPSLAIISGQGGAAGQRERVAELTMMAREQGREVQIIVADRRSQTNLKQDERLSGELITGRRQLQEGMLFSPGSTVIVDQGEKLSLKETLTLLDGAARHNVQVLITDSGQRTGTGSALMAMKEAGVNSYRWQGRQQTPATVISEPDRNVRYARLAGDFVAAVKAGEESVAQVSGMREQAILAGMIRSELKTQGILGQQDTMMTALSPVWLDSRNRYLRDMYREGMVMEQWNPEKRSHDRYVIDRVTAQSHSLTLRDAQGETQMVRISALDSSWSLFRPEKMPVADGERLMVTGKIPGLRVSVGDRLQVSAVNDGVMTVTVPGRAEPASLPVGDSPFTALKLENGWVETPGHSVSDSAKVFASVTQMAMDNATLNSLARSGRDVRLYSSLDETRTAEKLSRHPSFTVVSEQIKARAGEVSLETAISRQKAGLHTPAQQAIHLALPVVESKNLAFSQVDLLTEAKSFAAEGTGFADLGREIDAQIKRGDLLYVDVAKGYGTDLLISRASYDAEKSILHHILEGKEAVTPLMERVPGELMETLTSGQRAATRMILETKDRFTVVQGYAGVGKTTQFRAVMSAVNLLPESERPRVVGLGPTHRAVGEMRSAGVEAQTLASFLHDTQLQQRSGETPDFSNTLFLLDESSMVGNTDMARAYALIAAGGGRAVASGDTDQLQAIAPGQPFRLQQTRSAADVAIMKEIVRQTPELRDAVYSLINRDVNKALSGLENVKPVQVPRLKGAWAPENSVTEFSRLQERELAKAAQEAEKKGEAFPDVPVTLYEAIVRDYTGRTPEAREQTLIVTHLNEDRRVLNSMIQDALAKPGEQQVTVPVLTTANIRDGELRRLSTWEAHPGALALVDNVYHRIAGISKEDGLITLEDKAGNTRLISPREAAAEGVTLYNPETIRVGAGDRMRFTKSDRERGYVANSVWTVTAVSGDSVTLSDGKQTRVVRPGQDRAEQHIDLAYAITAHSAQGASETFAIALEGTEGGRKQMAGFESAYVALSRMKQHVQVYTDDRQGWVKAINSAEQKGTAHDVLEPKSEREMMNAERLFSTARELRDVAAGRAVLRNAGLAQGDSRARFIAPGRKYPQPYVALPAFDRNGKSAGIWLNPLTTDDGAGLRGFTGEGRVKGSEEAQFVALQGSRNGESLLAGSMQDGVRIARENPDSGVVVRIVGDGRPWNPVAITGGRVWGDIPDSNVQPGAGNGEPVTAEILAQRQAEEAVRRETERRADEIVRKMAEDKSDLPEEKTAQAVREIAGQEQDRMTPPEREPPLPESVLREPQRERETIREVARENRGRERLQQMEQEMVRDLQKEKTPGGD